In one window of Acanthopagrus latus isolate v.2019 chromosome 15, fAcaLat1.1, whole genome shotgun sequence DNA:
- the mettl18 gene encoding histidine protein methyltransferase 1 homolog — protein MSFCFNFDVPGQTANTDNVDGNELQNSKTDSAAKAIEEKTAPAEPVKEAKEHPPLSDPQFPLVDAVAETVTIGTLPPLHFLNETVFEKTASERDDGEKILSRTAKQRSDLISGVYEGGLKVWECTYDLLELIEKEGETFGGKAVLDLGCGAGLLGILALKRGARLIHFQDYNSTVIEQLTAPNVMLNCQEEDDVDSEDDKEGKGRGVCKTKVEEKQEVKDGSPPTKKKAVDPSHQPLLAKCRFFSGDWSTFLALVKKEEPQPKYDIIFTSETIYNTAYYPTLHETLHRLLAPGGLVYLATKSHYFGVGGGLHLFEMFVEQRGVFSVDHLWDGEEGLQRHVVVLRFKNDKGHLCQ, from the exons atgtcattttgttttaacttcGACGTTCCCGGTCAGACAGCCAACACGGACAACGTGGATGGAAATGAGTTGCAAAACAGCAAGACAGACAGTGCTGCTAAAGCT attgaGGAGAAGACCGCACCAGCGGAGCCAGTAAAAGAGGCTAAAGAGCACCCTCCACTATCTGACCCGCAGTTCCCCCTCGTGGATGCTGTGGCTGAAACGGTTACCATAGGAACGCTTCCTCCGCTTCATTTTCTCAACGAGACGGTTTTCGAAAAGACGGCCTCGGAGAGAGACGACGGGGAGAAAATTCTCTCCCGTACTGCCAAGCAGAGGTCTGACCTCATCTCTGGCGTGTACGAGGGAGGGCTGAAGGTGTGGGAGTGCACTTACGACCTTCTGGAGCTGAttgagaaagagggagagacttTCGGGGGAAAGGCGGTTTTAGATTTAGGCTGCGGCGCGGGACTGTTGGGTATACTGGCTCTGAAGAGAGGAGCAAGGCTGATCCACTTCCAAGATTACAACAGTACAGTTATTGAACAGCTCACAGCGCCAAATGTAATGCTAAACTgccaggaggaggatgacgtAGACAGTGAAGATGACAAAGAAGGGAAGGGCAGAGGGGTTTGTAAAACGAaggtggaagaaaaacaggaggtAAAAGATGGCAGCCCACCAACTAAGAAAAAAGCTGTCGACCCCTCCCACCAGCCATTGCTTGCCAAGTGCCGTTTCTTCTCCGGTGACTGGAGCACATTTCTTGCTTTGGTTAAAAAGGAGGAGCCACAACCCAAATACGACATTATATTCACTTCAGAGACCATCTACAACACCGCATACTACCCCACGCTACACGAGACCCTCCACAGGCTCCTGGCTCCAGGAGGACTGGTCTACCTCGCCACCAAATCCCATTACTTTGGCGTAGGAGGCGGGCTGCACCTGTTTGAGATGTTTGTGGAGCAGAGGGGTGTTTTCTCTGTGGATCACCTGTGGGACGGGGAAGAAGGACTTCAGAGACATGTTGTAGTACTGcgttttaaaaatgacaaaggaCACTTGTGTCAGTAA